Proteins encoded within one genomic window of Alteribacter populi:
- a CDS encoding YtnP family quorum-quenching lactonase produces the protein MEQLEVGDLKLTWLNGGVTHMDGGAMFGVVPKPLWEKKYPHNENNQIELRTDPILLQVEGKNILIETGIGNGKFSEKQKRNYGILEESKVLESLAELELTSGDIDIILMTHMHFDHASGSSVWQGDKLVSVFPNATYYVNETEWQELKEPNIRSKNTYYKENWQAIESQVQTYTEEIEVLAGVRLIHTSGHSNGHSIIIIERGGEKIVHMADLMPTHAHHNPLWVLAYDDYPMDSIRAKERYLVPAVKEGAWFIFYHDHKYRALQWDENHQVVEAVLRNRENE, from the coding sequence ATGGAGCAATTAGAAGTTGGAGATCTTAAATTAACGTGGTTAAATGGCGGAGTAACGCATATGGACGGAGGGGCGATGTTTGGAGTCGTTCCTAAACCGTTGTGGGAGAAAAAATATCCACATAATGAAAATAACCAAATCGAGCTTCGAACAGACCCAATCCTGCTACAAGTTGAAGGGAAAAATATTTTAATTGAAACCGGAATCGGAAATGGTAAATTTTCCGAAAAGCAGAAGCGAAACTACGGGATTCTTGAAGAATCAAAAGTTTTAGAAAGTTTAGCAGAATTAGAACTTACATCTGGAGACATTGACATCATTTTGATGACCCATATGCATTTTGATCACGCGAGCGGAAGTTCGGTTTGGCAAGGAGACAAGCTTGTTTCTGTTTTTCCGAATGCGACTTACTATGTAAATGAAACTGAATGGCAAGAACTAAAGGAGCCAAATATTCGCTCTAAAAACACCTACTATAAAGAAAATTGGCAAGCAATCGAATCACAAGTTCAAACGTACACGGAAGAAATTGAAGTATTAGCAGGCGTTCGTTTAATCCATACTAGCGGACATAGCAACGGACACAGTATAATCATAATTGAACGTGGAGGAGAAAAGATCGTCCATATGGCCGATTTAATGCCGACACATGCTCATCATAACCCGTTATGGGTATTAGCTTATGACGATTATCCGATGGATTCGATTCGTGCAAAAGAGAGGTACCTAGTACCAGCTGTAAAAGAGGGAGCATGGTTTATTTTTTATCATGACCATAAATATCGTGCTCTGCAGTGGGATGAGAATCACCAAGTTGTCGAGGCAGTATTAAGAAACCGTGAAAATGAATAA
- the trmB gene encoding tRNA (guanosine(46)-N7)-methyltransferase TrmB: protein MRLRNKPWAPEEIAKHPNLIIPNPKEYKMHWHELFDNDNPLYVEVGTGKGKFITGMGEQNSSINVIGIEKYDSVIISAMERLKGLDLPNVKLIKDDVRGIMDFFGKNEVDRLFINFTDPWPKIRHAKHRLTHEGFLKKYVEILKEEGEIHLKTDNRHLFEYSLQSFSQFGFTLKNISLNLHEDGLEGNVMTEYEEKFSAKGQPIYRVEAVWNR from the coding sequence ATGCGTCTTCGAAATAAGCCTTGGGCACCAGAAGAAATTGCTAAACACCCAAATTTAATTATTCCCAACCCAAAAGAATACAAAATGCACTGGCACGAATTATTCGATAATGACAACCCTCTTTACGTAGAGGTAGGAACTGGAAAGGGTAAATTTATAACTGGAATGGGTGAGCAAAACTCATCTATCAATGTGATTGGAATTGAGAAATATGACAGTGTGATTATAAGTGCTATGGAGCGATTAAAGGGATTGGACCTTCCAAATGTGAAGCTGATAAAGGACGATGTCAGAGGAATTATGGACTTTTTCGGCAAAAACGAAGTGGATCGTTTATTTATTAACTTTACTGACCCTTGGCCAAAAATCCGTCACGCCAAACATCGGCTGACCCATGAAGGATTTTTGAAGAAATATGTAGAAATATTAAAAGAAGAAGGCGAAATCCATCTTAAAACGGACAACCGCCACTTGTTTGAATATTCATTACAAAGCTTTTCCCAGTTTGGGTTTACGTTGAAAAACATTAGCCTGAACCTTCATGAAGACGGCCTCGAAGGTAACGTGATGACTGAATACGAAGAAAAATTCTCTGCAAAAGGACAACCGATCTACCGGGTAGAGGCTGTTTGGAATCGCTGA
- a CDS encoding YtzH-like family protein produces the protein MSMNYHHQLQLLVDILKNQDTEHFGSKDEYAQLERLARSLLKNTEVQEEVKTLLTTIEQYSHEHQADGTFNALNSEEIQQWVQGIERSEHNYLHPNRLM, from the coding sequence ATGTCAATGAACTATCATCACCAGCTTCAACTTCTTGTGGATATTTTAAAGAATCAAGATACCGAACATTTCGGATCTAAAGATGAATATGCACAGCTTGAACGATTAGCAAGATCATTATTAAAAAATACGGAAGTACAAGAAGAAGTAAAAACATTACTCACAACCATTGAACAATACAGTCATGAACATCAGGCGGATGGCACCTTCAACGCATTGAACAGTGAAGAAATTCAGCAGTGGGTTCAAGGGATCGAACGGTCTGAACACAATTATCTTCACCCGAATAGACTGATGTAG
- a CDS encoding phosphotransferase family protein, with product MKHLMGEGWHLRPAGGATGEAYIAEQGDQKIFIKRNSSPFLAVLSAEGIVPKLLWTKRLESGDVITAQRWVNGRELKSYDMKATRVAKLLGKIHRSNELLDMFKRLGNLPLSPDRLMSDVEEKVNRSDIEDSAIMDAIKWLDNNISDVYTDHYVVCHSDVNHNNWIVSGDDSLYLIDWDGANVADPALDLSALLYLYVPQEGWHSWLKSYGVTLTPALSKRMQWYMIAQSIDSIVWHQERHQLPEFKKWKALLTDLLHEVSIHSSKID from the coding sequence TTGAAACACTTGATGGGTGAAGGATGGCATTTACGTCCTGCCGGTGGTGCTACAGGCGAAGCGTATATTGCCGAACAGGGAGACCAAAAAATCTTTATAAAAAGGAATTCTTCACCGTTTCTGGCGGTTCTTTCTGCAGAAGGAATTGTTCCGAAGCTGCTTTGGACGAAGCGGCTTGAAAGTGGGGATGTCATAACAGCTCAACGGTGGGTCAATGGACGAGAATTGAAATCCTATGATATGAAAGCTACTAGGGTAGCAAAGCTTTTAGGGAAAATTCACAGATCCAATGAGTTGTTAGATATGTTTAAGCGGCTAGGAAATCTGCCATTATCACCGGATCGTCTCATGTCCGATGTGGAAGAAAAAGTCAACCGCAGCGACATTGAAGATTCAGCTATAATGGATGCTATAAAATGGTTGGACAATAATATTTCAGATGTCTATACTGATCATTACGTTGTTTGTCATTCTGATGTAAATCATAACAATTGGATTGTAAGCGGAGATGATTCTTTGTATTTAATTGATTGGGACGGAGCTAACGTTGCTGATCCCGCATTGGACTTATCCGCATTATTATATCTTTATGTGCCTCAAGAAGGCTGGCATAGTTGGCTTAAATCTTACGGTGTAACTTTAACACCAGCTCTTAGTAAACGAATGCAATGGTATATGATTGCACAAAGCATCGATAGTATCGTCTGGCACCAGGAACGTCATCAGCTGCCTGAATTTAAAAAATGGAAAGCTCTATTGACTGATCTCCTACACGAAGTCAGTATTCATTCGTCAAAAATAGACTAA
- the pulA gene encoding type I pullulanase produces MKKSVAWIDDVRRLTVNTDHVHSLMEAIPLLSVDNDTHEGYVDDTHLSHTASIIFDIPLPIGKDVTLKWGRETFPVYAGSIVRTNWFEENYGTVDEPLGAAYYRDHTDFTVWAPTAKNVKLFLNNDYFDMKKNKKGVWSKSVEGDFHNFLYQFEVTINGKVVRVNDPYAKGVTANSNESVVVDLERTDPLGFRATSIPKTETEDAIIYELHVRDATISTNSGVKARGKFKGLTEEVTTTKSHHLTGLSYIKELGCTHIQLLPLNDFARVDDYEPEKNYNWGYDPLFFQTPEGSYATDVTDPSTRIIECKEMVDAFHKNGLSVILDVVYNHVFVKEKSPFHQLVPGYYFRYHGDGSPGNGTGVGNDLATERKMVRKFIVETVLFWLREYRVDGFRFDLMGAMDIQTIQQIRKICDEEDRPILLLGEGWDLDTPLFQDLKATTEKSHLLPGVSFFNDFFRDSMKGQLFFKHDQGFSNGHGRFIERLPQLVSGSCRDDYGDRRVEAPVQSINYVECHDNHTLWDRLQITNETESKEEKKHIHQIATGITLLSQGIPFIHAGQEWFRTKEGDENSYFSSDEINQLDWERRVKEKDNTFFIKSLIAIRKQYKVFRMKSKMEIQRRLHILPTPAPVFGYLLLGDDEDLAVFVNPTKKRYPLYLPSPGKWDKLISNRKVTVSSTAFIIGDRSDIEAYELVVLKKSRV; encoded by the coding sequence TTGAAAAAGTCCGTTGCTTGGATCGATGATGTAAGAAGGTTAACGGTTAATACTGACCATGTTCATTCGTTAATGGAGGCTATTCCTTTATTATCCGTCGACAATGATACACACGAAGGCTATGTTGATGACACACATTTGTCTCATACAGCTTCGATTATATTTGATATTCCTCTTCCCATCGGTAAGGATGTTACATTAAAGTGGGGGAGAGAAACCTTTCCAGTTTATGCAGGTTCTATTGTTAGAACAAATTGGTTTGAAGAAAACTATGGAACAGTTGATGAACCTTTAGGTGCAGCTTATTATCGTGATCATACTGATTTCACTGTTTGGGCACCCACAGCTAAGAATGTAAAGTTATTTTTAAATAATGATTATTTTGATATGAAAAAAAATAAAAAAGGTGTGTGGTCCAAGAGTGTTGAAGGAGATTTTCACAATTTCCTCTATCAATTTGAAGTAACGATTAATGGGAAAGTTGTGCGAGTAAATGACCCATATGCAAAAGGGGTGACGGCGAACAGTAATGAAAGTGTCGTTGTTGACTTGGAGAGAACAGACCCCCTTGGATTTCGTGCGACGTCTATTCCAAAGACTGAGACAGAAGATGCGATTATTTATGAACTCCACGTTAGAGATGCTACAATTTCAACAAACAGCGGCGTGAAAGCAAGAGGAAAGTTTAAAGGACTGACTGAAGAAGTCACAACCACCAAGTCTCACCATTTAACAGGGTTGTCTTATATAAAAGAGTTAGGGTGCACACACATACAGCTTCTTCCACTTAACGACTTTGCCCGTGTGGATGACTATGAACCCGAAAAAAATTATAATTGGGGATACGACCCTCTCTTTTTTCAGACACCAGAAGGAAGCTACGCAACGGATGTAACCGATCCGAGTACAAGGATAATCGAATGTAAGGAAATGGTCGATGCATTCCATAAAAATGGTTTAAGTGTGATTTTAGATGTTGTCTATAATCATGTCTTTGTAAAAGAAAAATCTCCGTTTCATCAGCTAGTTCCCGGATATTATTTTCGCTACCACGGGGATGGTTCACCAGGGAATGGGACTGGGGTCGGTAATGATTTAGCAACTGAACGGAAAATGGTTCGGAAATTCATTGTTGAAACTGTACTATTTTGGCTGAGAGAGTACCGTGTTGACGGTTTTCGGTTTGATTTAATGGGAGCAATGGACATTCAGACCATTCAGCAAATCCGGAAAATATGTGATGAAGAAGACAGGCCGATTCTTTTATTAGGAGAAGGTTGGGATCTTGATACCCCTCTGTTCCAAGATCTTAAAGCTACAACAGAAAAGTCTCACCTCTTACCAGGAGTTAGCTTTTTTAACGATTTTTTTCGAGATAGCATGAAAGGACAGTTATTTTTTAAACATGACCAAGGCTTCTCAAACGGTCATGGTCGTTTTATTGAACGCCTTCCTCAACTCGTTTCAGGCTCATGCCGAGATGACTATGGAGACCGAAGAGTGGAAGCCCCGGTGCAGTCCATTAATTACGTGGAATGTCACGATAACCATACACTTTGGGATCGTTTACAAATAACAAATGAAACAGAGTCAAAGGAAGAGAAAAAACATATCCACCAAATTGCAACTGGCATCACCCTATTAAGTCAGGGGATTCCCTTTATTCATGCAGGGCAGGAATGGTTCAGAACAAAAGAAGGAGATGAAAATAGTTACTTTTCAAGCGATGAAATCAATCAACTAGACTGGGAAAGAAGAGTAAAAGAAAAAGATAACACTTTTTTTATTAAATCGCTCATAGCTATTCGCAAGCAATATAAAGTCTTCCGCATGAAAAGTAAAATGGAAATCCAAAGAAGACTCCATATACTCCCAACGCCAGCCCCAGTATTTGGATACCTACTCTTAGGAGATGATGAAGACCTAGCTGTTTTTGTGAATCCAACAAAAAAAAGATACCCGCTCTATTTACCCTCGCCAGGTAAATGGGATAAACTGATAAGTAATCGGAAAGTCACTGTTTCATCGACTGCGTTTATCATAGGAGATCGTTCTGATATTGAGGCCTATGAGTTGGTTGTTTTAAAAAAATCGCGAGTTTGA
- the glgB gene encoding 1,4-alpha-glucan branching protein GlgB produces the protein MYNISEEDVYLFHQGTHYQCYKFMGCHEIEWQKKKGFRFVVWAPNAQTVRLAGDFNDWNGASYSLERLNEEGLWIGFFTTIPHGCAYKYELILGNGHSILKSDPYAFQSEVRPNTASLTPEKVSYSWQDNQWLKQQKAFIPHESPLNVYEVHAGSWKTKGDGTLYTYRELADEFIPYVKSLGYTHIELLPLAEHPLDLSWGYQITGYYSVTSRYGSPNDFKYFVDQCHNHQLGVIMDWVPGHFCKDDHGLRLFDGSSLYEYKDPRKAEKTSWGTLTFDFGKPEVQSFLISNAIFWMKEFHIDGIRVDAVASMLYLNFDRDDHEEKIYNSYQGEENLEAVAFIKKLNETVFHYFPNSLMMAEDSSDLPLVSAPTYLGGLGFNFKWNMGWMNDMLEYMEHDPVYRKWHHQLITFSFMYTYTENFILPLSHDEVVHGKRSLLDKMPGDQWQQFASLRLLYGYMMAHPGKKLLFMGGEFGQYAEWKDQEQLDWLLLDYPLHRSMHTYVSKLNHFYLEEKALYERDHDPQGFEWIDPHNIDQSIVSFIRRGKERREELIIICNFTPNVAYNYKVGVSQPGTYLEVFNSDSADFGGSDQVNNEKHFSFPEKWHGHAHHIKVKIPPLAISIFKLVAESTSVEEE, from the coding sequence GTGTATAACATCTCAGAAGAAGATGTCTACTTGTTTCATCAAGGGACTCATTATCAATGTTACAAATTTATGGGCTGCCATGAAATCGAGTGGCAGAAAAAGAAAGGATTCCGATTCGTTGTTTGGGCTCCGAACGCCCAGACCGTAAGACTTGCTGGGGATTTTAATGACTGGAACGGCGCCTCCTACTCCCTTGAACGCTTAAATGAAGAGGGATTATGGATCGGTTTTTTTACTACTATTCCTCATGGGTGCGCGTATAAGTATGAATTGATTTTAGGAAATGGGCATTCTATTTTGAAAAGTGACCCTTATGCTTTTCAATCGGAAGTTCGTCCAAACACGGCTTCGTTAACGCCTGAAAAAGTTTCATATTCTTGGCAAGATAATCAATGGCTAAAGCAACAGAAAGCGTTTATCCCTCATGAATCCCCTCTAAATGTTTACGAAGTACATGCAGGCTCATGGAAGACGAAAGGGGATGGGACGCTTTATACATACCGAGAGCTTGCGGATGAATTCATTCCATATGTGAAATCCCTTGGATATACCCACATTGAGTTACTTCCACTAGCAGAGCACCCACTCGACCTTTCGTGGGGATATCAAATTACTGGATACTATTCAGTTACAAGCCGTTATGGAAGTCCTAATGACTTTAAATACTTCGTTGATCAATGCCATAATCACCAGCTCGGTGTCATTATGGACTGGGTCCCTGGTCATTTTTGTAAAGATGATCACGGGCTGCGCTTATTTGACGGATCTTCACTATATGAATATAAGGATCCGCGAAAAGCAGAAAAAACCTCCTGGGGAACACTTACATTTGATTTCGGAAAACCTGAAGTACAAAGCTTCTTAATTTCAAATGCTATTTTTTGGATGAAAGAATTTCATATTGATGGTATTCGAGTAGATGCTGTAGCCAGTATGCTTTACCTCAACTTTGACAGAGATGACCATGAAGAAAAGATTTACAATTCATATCAAGGTGAAGAAAACCTGGAAGCGGTCGCCTTTATTAAGAAATTGAATGAAACTGTATTCCATTATTTCCCTAATAGCTTAATGATGGCAGAAGATAGCTCAGACCTTCCATTAGTAAGTGCCCCTACATACCTCGGAGGATTAGGCTTTAATTTTAAATGGAACATGGGCTGGATGAATGACATGCTTGAATATATGGAGCACGATCCCGTTTATCGCAAATGGCACCATCAGTTGATAACCTTCTCCTTCATGTATACGTATACTGAGAATTTCATCTTGCCGCTTTCTCATGATGAAGTCGTTCATGGGAAAAGGTCACTGCTCGATAAAATGCCTGGTGATCAATGGCAGCAATTTGCGAGTCTCCGCCTTTTATACGGTTATATGATGGCCCACCCCGGGAAAAAACTTCTTTTTATGGGTGGTGAATTTGGACAATATGCGGAGTGGAAAGATCAGGAGCAGTTAGATTGGCTATTATTAGACTACCCTTTACATCGCTCCATGCACACTTACGTCTCGAAACTGAACCATTTTTATTTAGAAGAAAAAGCACTTTATGAAAGAGATCATGATCCACAAGGCTTTGAATGGATCGACCCTCATAACATAGACCAGAGCATTGTCTCCTTTATTAGGAGAGGAAAAGAACGTCGCGAAGAGTTAATTATTATTTGTAATTTCACCCCAAATGTAGCGTATAACTATAAAGTTGGTGTTTCCCAACCAGGGACATATCTTGAAGTCTTTAATTCAGATTCCGCCGATTTCGGGGGATCCGATCAAGTAAACAACGAGAAACATTTCAGTTTTCCGGAAAAATGGCATGGGCATGCTCATCATATAAAGGTAAAAATCCCACCATTAGCTATTTCGATTTTCAAGTTAGTAGCTGAAAGTACATCAGTAGAGGAGGAATAG
- a CDS encoding glucose-1-phosphate adenylyltransferase: MGKQECVGMLLAGGEGKRLGLLTKDLAKPAVHFGGKYRIIDFTLSNCTNSGIHTVGVLTQYSPLLLNKHIGIGKPWALDRQQDGVSVLSPYTAKQGGGCWFSGTANAIYQNIHFIEQYDPEYVLVISGDHIYQMNYQKLLKYHKDQQADATISVIEVPWEEASRFGILNTTDDLRIYEFDEKPAYPKNNLASMGIYIFNWKKLKQYLLEDAKSPSSSHDFGKDIIPAMVADNRRLFAYQFEGYWKDVGTVQSYWEANMDLLEMDEPVSLNNKEWRTYSHDSNYPPQYINGNTHVTNSFINSGCWICGTVDRSILFEKVEVDTKSLIRQSILHPRVKVGANSVVERAIIKEDTVIPPNSYISSPKGEEPFVIDNENIELVSSR, encoded by the coding sequence TTGGGAAAACAAGAATGCGTAGGAATGCTTCTCGCAGGAGGAGAAGGAAAACGTCTAGGGTTACTTACGAAAGATCTGGCTAAGCCAGCCGTTCACTTTGGCGGAAAGTATCGCATTATCGATTTCACTTTGAGTAACTGTACAAACTCTGGCATTCATACAGTCGGTGTCCTAACTCAATACTCCCCCCTTCTTTTAAATAAACATATCGGAATTGGGAAGCCGTGGGCATTAGACCGCCAGCAAGACGGTGTTTCCGTTTTATCTCCATATACAGCCAAACAAGGTGGCGGCTGTTGGTTTTCCGGAACAGCGAACGCCATTTATCAAAACATTCATTTTATCGAACAATATGATCCAGAATATGTGCTCGTCATTTCAGGGGATCACATTTACCAAATGAATTATCAGAAACTTCTAAAATACCACAAAGATCAACAAGCAGATGCGACAATTTCTGTTATCGAAGTTCCATGGGAAGAGGCTTCCCGGTTTGGAATTTTAAACACGACAGATGACCTCCGCATCTATGAATTTGATGAAAAACCAGCGTATCCGAAAAATAATCTCGCTTCAATGGGGATTTATATTTTTAACTGGAAAAAGTTAAAACAGTACTTACTTGAGGATGCAAAATCACCCTCTTCCAGTCATGACTTCGGAAAAGACATTATTCCTGCTATGGTCGCTGATAACAGGAGATTATTTGCTTATCAATTTGAAGGATACTGGAAAGATGTCGGAACGGTGCAAAGTTATTGGGAAGCGAATATGGATTTACTGGAGATGGACGAACCGGTTTCACTAAACAATAAAGAATGGCGGACGTATTCTCACGATTCAAATTACCCTCCGCAATATATTAACGGAAATACACATGTTACAAATTCTTTTATTAATTCTGGTTGTTGGATTTGCGGGACGGTCGATCGTTCGATTTTATTTGAAAAGGTTGAAGTGGATACCAAAAGTTTAATTCGACAATCCATTTTACACCCCCGTGTAAAGGTGGGGGCCAATTCTGTAGTAGAGAGAGCGATAATAAAGGAGGATACGGTCATTCCACCTAACTCCTATATTAGCTCTCCTAAAGGTGAGGAACCTTTTGTGATTGATAATGAAAACATCGAGCTTGTCTCTTCCAGATAA
- the glgD gene encoding glucose-1-phosphate adenylyltransferase subunit GlgD — protein MESMMGLINLEHERDYLNELTYFRCGAAVPFAGRYRLIDFTLSNMVRTNVQDVAIFTRNKYRSLMDHLGTGSAWELDKRHGGLFILPPDWNDPTDISKGDLSHFHNNRDYFNRGKSNYVIVSGSQFLSNASYNEAFEYHLERKADITLVSTKVEEVKTEHDPCMRIEIDEGGWVTALTNEHINPHLFTGVYIINKSLLLDLVDHCIAHHKEHFFNDGIKEQLHRLNVQTFEHTGYSAFINSVESFYRHNMNLLNPTNYKDLFYRNAFIKTKISNEPPTKYLDRAEVKDSLLANGCEINGDVENSVLFRGVKVKEGAKIVNSVIMQRCTIEEGVHLENVILDKDVTVTSGQLFVGAKEQPYVVAKRKVM, from the coding sequence TTGGAATCAATGATGGGACTCATTAATCTAGAACATGAACGCGATTATTTAAACGAACTCACTTACTTTCGCTGTGGAGCAGCTGTTCCATTTGCGGGGAGATATCGGTTAATTGATTTCACTCTCTCAAATATGGTCCGAACGAACGTACAAGATGTAGCGATCTTTACTCGCAACAAATACAGGTCACTCATGGACCATTTAGGCACCGGATCTGCCTGGGAACTCGACAAAAGACATGGAGGGCTGTTCATTCTTCCACCTGATTGGAATGACCCTACGGATATTTCTAAAGGCGATTTAAGCCACTTCCATAACAATCGTGACTATTTTAATCGTGGAAAATCAAACTACGTCATTGTAAGTGGCAGCCAGTTTCTTTCTAATGCCAGCTATAATGAAGCCTTCGAATATCACCTGGAGCGTAAAGCCGATATTACACTCGTTTCCACAAAGGTAGAGGAAGTAAAAACAGAACATGATCCATGTATGCGAATTGAAATTGATGAAGGTGGCTGGGTAACAGCATTAACCAATGAACATATCAATCCTCACTTATTCACAGGCGTCTACATTATTAACAAATCGTTATTGCTCGATCTGGTTGATCATTGTATCGCTCATCATAAAGAACACTTTTTCAATGATGGTATTAAAGAGCAATTACACCGTTTAAACGTTCAAACGTTTGAACATACCGGTTATAGTGCTTTCATTAACTCTGTGGAAAGCTTTTACCGTCATAATATGAACTTGTTAAATCCAACGAACTACAAAGATCTTTTTTACAGAAATGCATTTATAAAAACAAAGATTAGTAATGAACCTCCTACGAAATATCTTGATAGAGCAGAAGTAAAAGATTCGTTACTTGCAAATGGGTGTGAGATCAACGGTGACGTGGAAAACAGCGTATTATTTCGAGGTGTAAAAGTAAAAGAAGGTGCTAAAATTGTGAACTCCGTTATCATGCAGCGTTGTACGATTGAAGAAGGCGTTCACTTAGAAAATGTTATTTTAGACAAAGATGTCACGGTTACATCGGGCCAACTTTTTGTCGGAGCAAAAGAACAGCCCTACGTGGTGGCAAAACGAAAGGTAATGTAA
- the glgA gene encoding glycogen synthase GlgA, translated as MKNILFTASECTPFVKTGGLADVIGSLPQSLNKTQNTKVKVILPFYDEIPSHWQSQMEQVASINVPIGWRNQEASISMLEHNGVDYYFIANDYYFTRKGVYGYYDDGERFVFFSRAVIEALPHLNFTPDVIHAHDWQTGLVVAFAKILQPIPDIKTVFTIHNIKYQGIMPHDMFDDFFNLSMSHFGGLEWNGVLNCMKSGIFHADKVTTVSPSYAEEIKDPFYSEGLHPLLLEREDDVSGIINGIDTGDYHPLKDPYIHVNYRHSRAKKKINKEHLQKTLNLAVDPDKPLYVMITRLVEQKGIHLMQRILDEFLEEEVQIAVLGTGDFEFEDFFYHAGQRYPDSLSVQLTFDEKLARQMYASADFFIMPSQFEPCGLSQLIALQYKAVPIVRETGGLKDTVTPFNEITGEGNGFSFNNYNAHDLLETLRYSLKVFHDPVQWIQLLKNVNKSQYSWKDSANEYAQLYEELEHVNIYS; from the coding sequence ATGAAAAACATATTATTTACTGCCTCGGAATGCACGCCATTTGTTAAAACAGGAGGACTAGCCGATGTCATCGGATCACTCCCCCAATCTTTAAACAAAACTCAGAATACTAAGGTGAAGGTTATTTTGCCATTTTATGATGAAATCCCTTCGCACTGGCAATCTCAGATGGAGCAAGTCGCTTCGATTAATGTACCGATCGGTTGGCGTAACCAGGAAGCTTCGATATCTATGTTAGAACATAACGGAGTAGATTATTATTTCATTGCTAATGACTATTATTTTACTAGAAAAGGGGTATACGGGTATTACGATGATGGAGAACGTTTTGTTTTCTTTAGTCGTGCTGTTATTGAGGCTCTCCCCCATCTAAATTTCACACCTGATGTGATCCATGCTCATGATTGGCAAACAGGACTAGTTGTTGCTTTTGCGAAAATACTGCAGCCCATCCCAGATATTAAAACAGTCTTCACGATTCATAACATTAAATATCAAGGCATTATGCCTCATGATATGTTCGATGATTTTTTCAATTTATCAATGTCCCATTTCGGAGGCCTCGAATGGAACGGCGTGTTGAACTGCATGAAAAGCGGTATTTTTCACGCAGATAAAGTAACTACGGTAAGTCCAAGCTATGCAGAAGAGATCAAAGATCCCTTTTACAGTGAAGGGCTGCACCCATTGCTACTCGAGCGCGAAGACGACGTTTCCGGCATTATTAACGGAATCGATACTGGTGATTACCATCCATTGAAAGATCCATATATTCATGTAAACTACCGGCATTCAAGAGCGAAGAAGAAGATAAACAAAGAACATTTACAGAAAACGTTAAACCTAGCTGTTGACCCTGATAAACCATTATATGTCATGATAACAAGACTTGTTGAACAAAAAGGGATCCACCTAATGCAACGAATTCTCGATGAATTTTTAGAAGAAGAGGTTCAAATTGCCGTTCTCGGCACGGGTGATTTTGAATTTGAAGACTTTTTCTACCATGCCGGCCAACGTTACCCTGACTCCCTTTCTGTCCAACTAACGTTTGATGAAAAGCTAGCTAGACAAATGTACGCTTCTGCTGACTTCTTTATTATGCCATCACAATTTGAACCTTGCGGACTATCACAGCTTATTGCACTGCAATATAAAGCTGTACCTATTGTACGTGAGACCGGTGGTTTAAAAGATACGGTCACACCTTTCAATGAAATTACAGGTGAAGGTAATGGCTTTAGTTTCAACAACTATAATGCCCATGATTTATTGGAAACTCTTCGATATTCTTTAAAGGTGTTTCATGATCCGGTCCAATGGATTCAGTTACTTAAAAATGTAAATAAAAGTCAGTATAGCTGGAAAGATTCAGCTAATGAGTACGCACAATTATATGAAGAACTTGAACATGTGAACATATATTCATAG